One Methylobacterium oryzae DNA window includes the following coding sequences:
- a CDS encoding MFS transporter: MSAHDRSGWAVFGIGDFRLFGSARFLTGLAYQMQAVAIGWYVYDLTHSALALGLVGLAGFLPAVLCALITGHVADAYDRRLVGAAAFALQSAASLGLLACALAGVHSVWPIYALVIVVGTARAFANPALQALLPTLVPGPLFGSAIAWNASLWQSASVMGPALGGFLYALGPAVVFGGAGGSFALASALTLLIRYRPAAVSERPPITWAALSAGIDYIRSQPVVLGAISLDLFTVLLGGATALLPIYAAEVLHVGPLGLGALRSMPAFGAVAMAVLLANYPLRRHAGVRMLRAAAVFGAATVAFGLSTSLPLSMACLFVTGAADMISVYVRQTFVQGETPDAMRGRVSAVNTVFIGASNELGEFESGLLAAAIGAVPAVVVGGAATVGVALLWGRLFPALRARDRLMVQG; the protein is encoded by the coding sequence ATGTCCGCGCATGATCGTTCCGGCTGGGCCGTCTTCGGCATCGGCGACTTCCGCCTGTTCGGCTCGGCCCGGTTCCTCACGGGCCTCGCCTACCAGATGCAGGCGGTGGCGATCGGCTGGTACGTCTACGACCTGACCCATTCCGCCCTGGCACTGGGCCTCGTGGGCCTCGCGGGCTTCCTGCCGGCGGTGCTGTGCGCGCTGATCACCGGCCACGTCGCCGACGCCTACGACCGGCGCCTCGTCGGCGCCGCCGCCTTCGCGCTCCAGAGCGCGGCGAGCCTCGGCCTCCTCGCCTGCGCCCTCGCGGGCGTGCACTCCGTCTGGCCGATCTACGCCCTGGTCATCGTCGTCGGCACGGCCCGGGCCTTCGCCAACCCGGCCCTGCAGGCGCTGCTCCCGACCCTGGTGCCCGGGCCGCTCTTCGGCTCGGCGATCGCGTGGAACGCGTCCCTCTGGCAGAGCGCGTCGGTGATGGGGCCGGCGCTCGGCGGCTTCCTCTACGCCCTCGGACCCGCCGTCGTGTTCGGCGGGGCAGGGGGCAGCTTCGCCCTGGCCAGCGCCCTGACCCTGCTGATCCGCTACCGGCCGGCGGCGGTGAGCGAGCGGCCGCCGATCACCTGGGCGGCGCTCTCGGCCGGGATCGACTACATCCGCTCCCAGCCGGTGGTGCTCGGGGCGATCAGCCTCGACCTGTTCACGGTGCTGCTCGGCGGCGCCACGGCGCTGCTGCCGATCTACGCCGCGGAGGTCTTGCACGTCGGCCCGCTCGGCCTCGGCGCGCTCCGGAGCATGCCGGCCTTCGGAGCTGTCGCCATGGCGGTGCTGCTGGCGAACTACCCCCTGCGGCGCCACGCGGGCGTTCGCATGCTCCGCGCCGCCGCGGTGTTCGGTGCCGCCACGGTCGCGTTCGGGCTGTCGACGTCGCTGCCGCTATCGATGGCCTGCCTGTTCGTCACGGGCGCCGCCGACATGATCTCGGTCTACGTGCGCCAGACCTTCGTGCAGGGCGAGACGCCGGACGCGATGCGCGGCCGCGTCTCGGCGGTGAACACGGTGTTCATCGGCGCCTCGAACGAGCTCGGCGAGTTCGAATCGGGGCTGCTCGCCGCCGCGATCGGCGCGGTCCCGGCGGTGGTGGTCGGCGGCGCCGCGACGGTCGGGGTCGCACTGCTCTGGGGCAGGCTCTTCCCGGCGCTGAGGGCCCGCGACCGGCTGATGGTGCAGGGATAG
- the tolA gene encoding cell envelope integrity protein TolA — translation MEFRFDRKEPGVWISAGTHVALLALALVSVAAPALPEAQEGVPVEVITENQFSEITKGERQADKPMPNATSRADRKAEKFEDREPENSKQDAPTAPTRTAEMKLANADEMPLRGEPDPQEAAQAAKAAEKAAQEKRDAEKAAEKAAEKAAEKAAAEKAAAKAEAKAKAEAVAKAEAEKREQLEKLIEKQEAEAAAAAQKAAAKKAEAAKEAAKEAAKKAADAKAKAEAEAERQKEIAEAKAEAEREKAEAAAKAKAEAAKAEAAAKAEAAAKAKAKAMADAKAKADAEAKARKQAELADKFNAGDIRSMLASKAPSQSTGATGHAVQKVAALGAATGNAQRLSPSLRDALVGLLQQQIERCYSAPPGAAQGVVLPVLDIRLNPNGSLSTEPRIMRGGASAVDQSIAQAALRAVRRCAPYNIPATYAPYYNDWKAINAEFEFTAT, via the coding sequence GTGGAGTTCCGCTTCGACCGCAAGGAACCGGGTGTCTGGATCTCCGCCGGCACCCACGTCGCGCTCCTCGCGCTGGCGCTGGTCAGCGTCGCGGCCCCGGCCCTGCCGGAGGCCCAGGAGGGCGTGCCCGTCGAGGTGATCACCGAGAACCAGTTCTCCGAGATCACCAAGGGCGAGCGGCAGGCCGACAAGCCGATGCCGAACGCCACGTCGCGGGCCGACCGCAAGGCCGAGAAGTTCGAGGACCGCGAGCCCGAGAATTCCAAGCAGGACGCGCCCACCGCGCCGACGCGCACGGCCGAGATGAAGCTCGCCAACGCGGACGAGATGCCGCTGCGCGGCGAGCCCGACCCGCAGGAGGCCGCCCAGGCAGCCAAGGCGGCGGAGAAGGCCGCGCAGGAGAAGCGCGACGCCGAGAAGGCGGCCGAGAAGGCAGCAGAGAAGGCGGCCGAGAAGGCCGCCGCGGAGAAGGCTGCCGCCAAGGCCGAGGCGAAGGCCAAGGCCGAGGCGGTCGCGAAGGCCGAGGCCGAGAAGCGCGAGCAGCTCGAGAAGCTGATCGAGAAGCAGGAAGCCGAGGCCGCGGCGGCCGCCCAGAAGGCCGCCGCGAAGAAGGCCGAAGCCGCCAAGGAGGCGGCCAAGGAAGCGGCCAAGAAGGCCGCCGACGCGAAGGCCAAGGCCGAGGCCGAAGCCGAGCGTCAGAAGGAGATCGCCGAGGCCAAGGCCGAAGCCGAGCGCGAGAAGGCGGAGGCCGCCGCCAAGGCGAAAGCCGAGGCCGCGAAGGCCGAGGCGGCCGCCAAAGCCGAGGCCGCCGCCAAGGCGAAGGCGAAGGCCATGGCGGACGCGAAGGCCAAGGCCGATGCCGAGGCCAAGGCGCGCAAGCAGGCCGAGCTCGCCGACAAGTTCAACGCCGGCGACATCCGCTCGATGCTCGCCTCGAAGGCGCCGTCGCAGTCGACCGGCGCCACAGGCCACGCGGTGCAGAAGGTGGCGGCGCTCGGCGCCGCGACCGGCAACGCGCAGCGCCTCTCGCCGTCGCTGCGCGACGCCCTGGTCGGCCTGCTCCAGCAGCAGATCGAGCGGTGCTACTCGGCGCCGCCCGGCGCGGCCCAGGGCGTGGTCCTGCCGGTGCTCGACATCCGCCTGAACCCGAACGGCTCGCTCAGCACGGAGCCGCGGATCATGCGCGGCGGGGCTAGCGCGGTCGACCAGTCGATCGCGCAGGCCGCGCTCCGGGCGGTCCGCCGCTGCGCGCCGTACAACATTCCGGCCACCTACGCGCCGTACTACAACGACTGGAAGGCCATCAACGCGGAGTTCGAGTTCACGGCGACCTGA
- the ybgC gene encoding tol-pal system-associated acyl-CoA thioesterase gives MSAIEPASDGPAEDGAPPHRMGVRVYYEDTDFSGFVYHASYLRFLERGRTELLRELAGDQSDLHRDARGLVFVVRRMSLDFLRPARMDDLLTVVTRTRALRGASMQLAQDVRRGDEVLVSAEVTVACVRDGRAVRLPDALRRRLAPGETA, from the coding sequence ATGAGCGCGATCGAGCCCGCCAGTGACGGACCCGCGGAGGACGGTGCCCCGCCCCACCGGATGGGCGTGCGCGTCTACTACGAGGACACAGATTTCTCCGGCTTCGTCTACCACGCCAGCTACCTGCGCTTCCTCGAGCGCGGCCGCACCGAATTGCTGCGGGAACTCGCCGGCGACCAGTCGGACCTGCACCGCGATGCACGCGGCCTCGTCTTCGTGGTGCGGCGCATGAGCCTCGATTTCCTCCGGCCGGCCCGGATGGACGACCTGCTCACCGTCGTGACCCGCACGCGCGCCCTGCGCGGCGCGTCGATGCAGCTCGCCCAGGACGTCCGACGGGGCGACGAAGTGCTGGTCTCCGCGGAGGTCACGGTCGCCTGCGTGCGGGACGGCCGCGCCGTCCGCCTCCCGGACGCGCTGCGGCGGCGGCTCGCGCCCGGCGAGACCGCCTAG
- a CDS encoding sensor histidine kinase produces MGVGRATHVRIGVGALALTTASAAFAELPEAAAAHPAREIHSVAALAIFGGLVAFAVILSLLHLYERGRWTRRERELAATLDVLRGAHDRAEMLLNAERQIIVTWDHRSEPVVEGDISLAIHGERPTSGYARRVLAFGTWLVAADAAAVETAVETLRARGTSFALSLRTQTGRNIEAHGQAVAGRALLRLRETSQERCEIADLRATLDETRRGLSALSGLLDAIPQPVWRRNRDGGLSWINAAYVAAVEAESREAALDAGLELFDRPARETIAREEAARFAGLTRSVPRLSAIVAGNRRMLDVFETGLETGRVGIAIDVSELESVRADLQRQMNANVRTLDQLPTAVAMFDVSQRLIFHNAAYRQLWDLDQAFLDGRPSDGEILDHLRAERKLEEHADFRGWKQGVLSAYRAAEANQTWWYLPDGRTLRVVADPNPQGGLTYLFDDVSDRLNAESRYNALRRLQAETLDTLAEPVAVFGADGRLSLANRAFFTVWRLDPEMIEERPHVDAVIAACRALAPVEEPWLDIRDAVVGLESRTARTCRLEVVDGTVLDCAAQPLPEGATLLTLIDVTASVNVERALTEKNDALEKAAQLRDTFVHHVSYELRSPLTNIIGFTQLLGDETVGALNERQREYSDHIMRSSAALLVIINDILDLASIDAGSLELQREEVDVQATIEAAVRGIEDRLAESHITLALDVPEDIGSVHADGKRVRQILFNLLSNAVGFSDAGQRVEVHARRTAQELLLSVRDHGRGMPPEIADSVFNRFESHTLGTRHRGVGLGLSIVRSFVELHGGRVQLETAPGSGTRVTCTFPTDLAGEGRRAPPLEPEPPVLSPPPPPPPPPPRKPTLTLQSSRPEPPTSDRRTSP; encoded by the coding sequence ATGGGTGTCGGTCGTGCGACACACGTTCGGATCGGCGTGGGCGCGCTCGCGCTGACGACGGCGAGCGCGGCCTTCGCCGAGCTGCCGGAGGCTGCCGCCGCGCATCCCGCGCGGGAGATCCACAGCGTGGCCGCCCTGGCGATCTTCGGCGGCCTCGTCGCCTTCGCGGTGATCCTGTCGCTCCTGCACCTCTACGAGCGCGGCCGGTGGACCCGCCGCGAGCGCGAGCTCGCCGCGACCCTCGACGTCCTGCGCGGCGCCCATGACCGGGCCGAGATGCTCCTCAACGCCGAGCGGCAGATCATCGTCACCTGGGATCATCGCAGCGAGCCGGTGGTCGAGGGCGACATCAGCCTCGCGATCCACGGCGAGCGGCCGACCTCCGGCTATGCCCGCCGCGTCTTGGCCTTCGGCACGTGGCTCGTCGCCGCGGACGCGGCCGCCGTCGAGACCGCCGTGGAGACCCTGCGGGCGCGCGGCACCAGCTTCGCGCTGAGCCTGCGGACCCAGACCGGCCGCAACATCGAGGCCCACGGGCAGGCCGTGGCGGGGCGGGCGCTCCTGCGCCTGCGCGAGACCAGCCAGGAGCGCTGCGAGATCGCCGACCTGCGCGCGACCCTGGACGAGACCCGCCGGGGACTCTCGGCCCTGTCGGGGCTCCTCGACGCGATCCCCCAGCCGGTCTGGCGGCGCAACCGCGACGGTGGCCTGAGCTGGATCAACGCCGCCTACGTGGCGGCGGTCGAGGCGGAGAGCCGCGAGGCCGCCCTCGATGCCGGCCTGGAGCTGTTCGACCGGCCGGCCCGCGAGACGATCGCCCGCGAGGAGGCGGCCCGGTTCGCCGGCCTGACCCGGAGCGTCCCGCGCCTCTCCGCCATCGTGGCCGGGAACCGGCGGATGCTCGACGTGTTCGAGACCGGGCTGGAGACCGGCCGCGTCGGCATCGCCATCGACGTGTCGGAACTCGAGAGCGTCCGCGCCGACCTGCAGCGGCAGATGAACGCCAACGTGCGGACCCTGGACCAGCTGCCGACCGCGGTCGCGATGTTCGACGTGTCGCAGCGGCTGATCTTCCACAACGCCGCCTACCGGCAGCTCTGGGACCTCGATCAGGCCTTCCTCGACGGCCGGCCCTCCGACGGCGAGATCCTCGACCACCTGCGGGCGGAGCGGAAGCTCGAGGAGCACGCGGATTTCCGCGGCTGGAAGCAGGGCGTGCTGTCCGCCTACCGGGCCGCGGAGGCGAACCAGACCTGGTGGTACCTGCCCGACGGCCGGACCCTGCGCGTGGTCGCGGACCCGAACCCGCAGGGCGGCCTGACCTACCTGTTCGACGACGTCTCCGACCGCCTGAACGCCGAGTCCCGCTACAACGCCCTGCGCCGCCTGCAGGCCGAGACCCTGGACACGCTGGCCGAGCCGGTGGCCGTGTTCGGCGCGGACGGGCGCCTGTCCCTCGCCAACCGCGCCTTCTTCACCGTGTGGCGGCTCGACCCGGAGATGATCGAGGAGCGCCCGCACGTGGACGCGGTGATCGCCGCCTGCCGGGCGCTCGCCCCCGTCGAGGAGCCGTGGCTCGACATCCGCGACGCGGTGGTCGGCCTCGAATCGCGCACGGCCCGGACGTGCCGTCTCGAGGTGGTCGACGGCACCGTGCTCGACTGCGCCGCGCAGCCGCTCCCGGAGGGCGCGACGCTCCTGACCCTGATCGACGTCACGGCGAGTGTGAACGTCGAGCGGGCGCTCACCGAGAAGAATGATGCCCTGGAGAAGGCCGCGCAGCTGCGCGACACCTTCGTGCACCACGTCTCCTACGAGCTGCGCTCCCCGCTCACCAACATCATCGGCTTCACCCAGCTTCTCGGCGACGAGACCGTCGGCGCGCTCAACGAGCGCCAGCGCGAGTATTCCGACCACATCATGCGCTCCTCGGCGGCGCTGCTCGTCATCATCAATGACATCCTCGACCTTGCCTCGATCGACGCCGGCTCGCTGGAGCTGCAGCGGGAGGAGGTTGACGTCCAGGCCACCATCGAGGCCGCCGTCCGCGGCATCGAGGACCGGCTCGCCGAATCGCACATCACCCTCGCCCTCGACGTGCCGGAGGATATCGGCAGCGTCCACGCCGACGGGAAGCGGGTGCGCCAGATCCTGTTCAACCTGCTCTCGAACGCCGTCGGCTTCTCGGATGCCGGCCAGCGCGTGGAGGTCCATGCCCGCCGGACCGCGCAGGAGCTTCTCCTCAGCGTGCGCGACCACGGCCGGGGCATGCCCCCCGAGATCGCCGATTCGGTGTTCAACCGCTTCGAGAGCCACACCCTCGGAACCCGCCACCGGGGCGTCGGCCTCGGCCTGTCGATCGTGCGCTCCTTCGTCGAGCTGCACGGGGGACGGGTGCAGCTGGAGACCGCGCCGGGCAGCGGCACCCGCGTCACCTGCACGTTTCCCACCGACCTCGCGGGCGAGGGCCGGCGCGCGCCGCCGCTCGAACCCGAGCCGCCCGTCCTGTCGCCGCCTCCTCCTCCGCCGCCGCCGCCGCCGCGCAAGCCGACCCTGACACTGCAGTCGAGCAGGCCGGAGCCGCCGACATCCGACCGGCGAACGTCACCGTAG
- the ahcY gene encoding adenosylhomocysteinase, with translation MAKDYIVKDIGLADYGRKEISIAETEMPGLMAVREEYGAAQPLKGAKIAGSLHMTIQTAVLIETLKALGADIRWVSCNIYSTQDHAAAAIAAAGIPVFAVKGETLEEYWDYTSRLFDWHDGGMPNMILDDGGDATMFVHLGLRAENGDTAFLDKPASEEEEVFFALLKRKLAEKPKGWFAGLADSIKGVSEETTTGVHRLYVLAKEGKLLFPAINVNDSVTKSKFDNLYGCKESLVDGIRRGTDVMMAGKVAMVAGFGDVGKGSAASLRNAGCRVLVSEIDPICALQAAMEGYEVVTMEDAAPRADIFVTATGNKDIITIDHMRAMKDRAIVCNIGHFDNEIQVAGLKNLKWSNIKPQVDEITFADGHRIILLSEGRLVNLGNATGHPSFVMSASFTNQTLAQIELWSNPGKYQKQVYTLPKTLDEKVAALHLEKIGVKLSKLRPDQAAYIGVSESGPFKPEHYRY, from the coding sequence ATGGCCAAGGATTACATCGTCAAGGATATCGGGCTGGCCGATTACGGCCGGAAGGAGATCTCGATCGCCGAGACGGAGATGCCGGGCCTGATGGCGGTCCGCGAGGAGTACGGCGCGGCGCAGCCCCTGAAGGGCGCGAAGATCGCCGGCTCGCTCCACATGACGATCCAGACCGCCGTGCTGATCGAGACCCTGAAGGCGCTCGGCGCCGACATCCGCTGGGTCTCGTGCAACATCTACTCGACCCAGGACCACGCCGCCGCCGCCATCGCGGCTGCCGGCATCCCGGTCTTCGCCGTGAAGGGCGAGACCCTGGAGGAGTACTGGGACTACACCTCGCGCCTGTTCGACTGGCACGACGGCGGCATGCCGAACATGATCCTCGACGACGGCGGCGACGCGACCATGTTCGTCCATCTCGGCCTGCGCGCCGAGAACGGCGACACCGCGTTCCTCGACAAGCCGGCCAGCGAGGAGGAGGAAGTCTTCTTCGCGCTCCTCAAGCGCAAGCTCGCCGAGAAGCCGAAGGGATGGTTCGCCGGCCTCGCCGACAGCATCAAGGGCGTCTCCGAGGAGACCACCACGGGCGTCCACCGCCTCTACGTGCTGGCCAAGGAGGGCAAGCTGCTCTTCCCGGCGATCAACGTGAACGACTCGGTCACCAAGTCGAAGTTCGACAACCTGTACGGCTGCAAGGAGTCGCTGGTCGACGGCATCCGCCGCGGCACCGACGTGATGATGGCCGGCAAGGTCGCGATGGTCGCGGGCTTCGGCGACGTGGGCAAGGGTTCGGCCGCGTCTCTGCGCAACGCCGGCTGCCGCGTGCTCGTGTCGGAGATCGACCCGATCTGCGCGCTCCAGGCCGCGATGGAGGGCTACGAGGTCGTGACCATGGAGGATGCGGCCCCGCGCGCCGACATCTTCGTCACCGCCACGGGCAACAAGGACATCATCACCATCGACCACATGCGGGCGATGAAGGACCGGGCGATCGTCTGCAACATCGGCCACTTCGACAATGAGATCCAGGTCGCCGGCCTGAAGAACCTCAAGTGGTCGAACATCAAGCCGCAGGTGGACGAGATCACCTTCGCGGACGGCCACCGCATCATCCTCCTGTCGGAGGGCCGCCTGGTGAACCTCGGCAACGCCACCGGTCACCCGTCCTTCGTGATGTCGGCCTCGTTCACCAACCAGACGCTGGCCCAGATCGAGCTCTGGTCCAACCCGGGCAAGTACCAGAAGCAGGTCTACACCCTGCCGAAGACCCTCGACGAGAAGGTCGCCGCCCTGCATCTGGAGAAGATCGGCGTGAAGCTCTCGAAGCTCCGCCCCGATCAGGCCGCCTATATCGGCGTCTCCGAGAGCGGCCCGTTCAAGCCCGAGCACTACCGCTACTGA
- a CDS encoding ExbD/TolR family protein, giving the protein MGMAAGASQGGKRRRRRGRRGGPINEINMTPFIDVVLVLLIIFMVAAPMMTVGVPLDLPQSKASPLNSDVKPITLSIRQTGQVFLGEDELTDDSIVPKLMETAKTGTEERVFVRGDKRVDYGRVAQVMAIVTGGGFKKVALVTEPEHQ; this is encoded by the coding sequence ATGGGCATGGCAGCGGGCGCATCGCAGGGCGGCAAGCGCCGCCGGCGCCGGGGCCGCCGCGGCGGACCCATCAACGAGATCAACATGACGCCGTTCATCGACGTCGTGCTCGTGCTCCTGATCATCTTCATGGTCGCGGCGCCGATGATGACCGTTGGCGTCCCCCTCGACCTGCCGCAATCCAAGGCCTCGCCGCTCAATTCCGACGTGAAGCCGATCACCCTGTCGATCCGCCAGACCGGCCAGGTCTTCCTCGGCGAGGACGAGCTCACCGACGACTCGATCGTGCCGAAGCTCATGGAGACCGCCAAGACCGGGACCGAGGAGCGCGTCTTCGTGCGCGGCGACAAGCGGGTCGATTACGGCCGCGTGGCGCAGGTGATGGCGATCGTGACCGGCGGCGGCTTCAAGAAGGTCGCCCTCGTCACCGAGCCTGAGCATCAGTAG
- the tolB gene encoding Tol-Pal system beta propeller repeat protein TolB, whose amino-acid sequence MLHLPSVGRLPTSYAARLLALLVMLTGFLAGPAQAQLQLRIGGGNFQPMPIAIADFGGDPSLAGLVSGVVTNDLRRSGYFTPLDHARFPEQPNFDAAPNFEKWRATGVQGLVTGRVVREGGRVKVEFRLWDVTNGQQMTGQQYGTDAANVRRTGHLIADGVYTKITGLGPWFDSRIAFVDETGPKENRRKRLMVMDQDGANVRAITTGEMSIVAPRYSPATQDIAFMAQATGHQPRVQMINLETGSRQALGNVDSMSASPRFSPDGRKIVMSVQQGGNADIVTMDLASKAQRSITNGMAIDTSPTYSPDGSQIAFESDRGGSQQVYVMGADGSNPHRITFGPGSASQPAFSPRGDLIAYTRQRNGGFAICVSKPDGSGERVLTEGFHNEGPTFAPNGQYVLFFRDPGGQGGGKLFMVDITGKVEQPVPTPAYASDPTWSPLLSGR is encoded by the coding sequence ATGCTGCACCTCCCCTCCGTCGGGCGCCTCCCGACGTCCTATGCCGCGCGCCTGCTCGCGCTCCTCGTGATGCTGACGGGCTTCCTGGCGGGGCCGGCCCAGGCGCAGCTGCAGCTGCGCATCGGCGGCGGCAACTTCCAGCCGATGCCCATCGCCATCGCGGATTTCGGCGGCGACCCGAGCCTCGCGGGCCTCGTCTCCGGCGTGGTCACCAACGACCTGCGTCGCTCCGGCTACTTCACGCCGCTCGACCACGCCCGCTTCCCCGAGCAGCCGAACTTCGACGCCGCGCCGAACTTCGAGAAGTGGCGCGCCACCGGCGTGCAGGGCCTCGTCACCGGCCGAGTCGTCCGCGAGGGCGGCCGGGTCAAGGTCGAGTTCCGGCTCTGGGACGTGACCAACGGCCAGCAGATGACCGGCCAGCAATACGGCACCGACGCCGCCAACGTCCGGCGCACCGGCCACCTGATCGCCGACGGGGTCTACACCAAGATCACCGGCCTCGGACCCTGGTTCGATAGCCGCATCGCCTTCGTGGACGAGACCGGCCCCAAGGAGAACCGCCGCAAGCGCCTGATGGTCATGGACCAGGACGGCGCCAATGTCCGGGCGATCACCACCGGCGAGATGTCGATCGTGGCGCCGCGCTACTCGCCGGCCACGCAGGACATCGCCTTCATGGCCCAGGCCACCGGCCACCAGCCGCGGGTGCAGATGATCAACCTGGAGACCGGATCCCGCCAAGCGCTCGGCAACGTCGATTCGATGAGCGCGAGCCCGCGCTTCTCGCCGGACGGCCGGAAGATCGTGATGAGCGTCCAGCAGGGCGGCAACGCCGACATCGTCACGATGGACCTCGCCTCGAAGGCCCAGCGCTCGATCACCAACGGCATGGCGATCGACACCTCGCCGACCTACTCGCCGGACGGATCACAGATCGCCTTCGAGTCCGACCGCGGCGGCTCCCAGCAGGTCTACGTGATGGGGGCGGACGGCTCGAACCCGCACCGGATCACCTTCGGCCCTGGCTCGGCCTCGCAGCCGGCCTTCTCGCCCCGAGGCGACCTGATCGCCTACACCCGCCAGCGCAACGGCGGCTTCGCCATCTGCGTCTCGAAGCCCGATGGCTCCGGCGAGCGCGTGCTCACCGAGGGCTTCCACAACGAGGGCCCGACCTTCGCGCCGAACGGCCAGTACGTGCTGTTCTTCCGCGATCCGGGCGGCCAGGGCGGCGGCAAGCTGTTCATGGTCGACATCACCGGCAAGGTGGAGCAGCCGGTCCCGACGCCCGCCTACGCGTCCGACCCGACCTGGTCTCCGCTGCTGTCGGGCCGCTGA
- the tolQ gene encoding protein TolQ yields the protein MNPADAMQAAPVADMTLLGLFLQAHFVVKIVMIGLLSASIWCWSIIVDKTLLFRRTKAEMDAFEDAFWSGRSLEELFRSFNDRPATGLAAVFVAAMREWKRSFEGSGRQIQSLSQRIEKQLDVTIHREVERLESRLLFLASIGSAGPYIGLFGTVWGIMTAFTSIAASKNTSLAVVAPGIAEALFATAIGLFAAIPAVLAYNKLQAEVSKAQSRLESFADEFSAILSRQIDERLPLAA from the coding sequence ATGAACCCAGCCGACGCGATGCAGGCCGCGCCTGTCGCCGACATGACGCTGCTCGGCCTGTTCCTGCAGGCCCACTTCGTCGTGAAGATCGTGATGATCGGGCTGCTCAGCGCCTCGATCTGGTGCTGGTCGATCATCGTCGACAAGACGCTGCTGTTCCGCCGGACCAAGGCCGAGATGGACGCGTTCGAGGACGCCTTCTGGTCCGGCCGCTCCCTGGAGGAGCTGTTCCGCTCGTTCAACGACCGGCCGGCCACGGGCCTCGCCGCCGTCTTCGTCGCCGCCATGCGCGAGTGGAAGCGCTCGTTCGAGGGCTCCGGCCGGCAGATCCAGTCGCTGTCGCAGCGCATCGAGAAGCAGCTCGACGTCACCATCCACCGCGAGGTCGAGCGGCTGGAGTCGCGCCTGCTGTTCCTCGCCTCGATCGGCTCGGCCGGCCCGTATATCGGCCTGTTCGGCACCGTCTGGGGCATCATGACCGCGTTCACCTCGATCGCGGCCTCGAAGAACACCTCGCTCGCGGTCGTCGCCCCCGGCATCGCCGAGGCGCTGTTCGCCACCGCCATCGGCCTGTTCGCCGCGATCCCGGCGGTGCTCGCCTACAACAAGCTCCAGGCCGAGGTCTCCAAGGCGCAGTCGCGGCTGGAGAGCTTCGCCGACGAGTTCTCCGCCATCCTCTCCCGCCAGATCGACGAGCGCCTGCCGCTCGCCGCCTGA
- a CDS encoding HpcH/HpaI aldolase family protein has translation MTLPVPSLPDLLPTGPARFLGWSMIADPMLAGFLARAGFDAVLLDQQHGTYDYKTSCAAITEVALAGKSTLVRVPVGDFAMVSRMLDAGAAGVVAPMINTVADAEALAAAAKFPPVGQRSWGPDRAMWLSGLRNGADYLAGANDRALTIAMCETEAGIADLEAILAVPGIDGVLVGPADLSIALSKGAAIDPLGSAVTAALGEIARKTRAAGKIPCAFAPSPARAREMVGMGYQLVSVEYDALTIVNAFARVLCEADPARAG, from the coding sequence ATGACCCTCCCCGTTCCCAGCCTGCCCGATCTGCTGCCCACCGGCCCGGCCCGGTTCCTGGGCTGGTCCATGATCGCCGACCCGATGCTGGCCGGCTTCCTGGCGCGCGCCGGATTCGACGCCGTCCTGCTGGATCAGCAGCACGGCACCTACGACTACAAGACGTCGTGTGCGGCCATCACCGAGGTCGCCCTGGCCGGCAAATCGACCCTGGTGCGCGTGCCGGTGGGCGACTTCGCCATGGTCTCGCGGATGCTCGACGCGGGCGCCGCCGGCGTCGTGGCGCCGATGATCAACACCGTCGCGGATGCCGAGGCCCTGGCGGCGGCCGCGAAATTCCCGCCGGTCGGCCAGCGGAGCTGGGGACCGGACCGGGCCATGTGGCTCTCGGGGCTCCGGAACGGCGCGGACTACCTCGCGGGCGCCAACGATCGGGCGCTCACGATCGCCATGTGCGAGACCGAGGCGGGGATCGCCGACCTGGAGGCGATCCTCGCCGTGCCGGGCATCGACGGCGTCCTTGTCGGCCCCGCCGACCTGTCGATCGCCCTGTCCAAGGGGGCGGCCATCGACCCGCTGGGATCGGCGGTCACGGCGGCCCTCGGGGAGATCGCGCGCAAGACCCGGGCGGCGGGCAAGATTCCCTGCGCCTTCGCGCCGTCGCCGGCGCGCGCCCGGGAGATGGTCGGGATGGGCTACCAGCTGGTCTCGGTCGAGTACGACGCGCTGACCATCGTCAACGCCTTCGCGCGGGTGCTCTGCGAGGCCGACCCGGCGCGGGCCGGCTGA